The nucleotide sequence AAGGCATAGGCACCGCCATCCTTCTTGTTGAACTTGCCGCCGGCATGCAGCCGGGTAAAGACCAGCTCCACCACCGGTACGCCTTCCTGCGGATGCAGGCCAACCGGAATGCCACGGCCATCGTCTTCTACCGACAGCGAGCCGTCCTGATGCACGGTGACGGCAATCTTGCGGGCATAGCCGCCCAGCGCCTCGTCGGCTGCGTTATCGATGACTTCCTGACAAATATGCGTGGGGTCGGTGGTACGGGTATACATGCCCGGCCGTTCCTTGACCGGTTCCAGTCCCTTGAGCACCCGTACCGAGGATTCGTCGTACTGTTGAGTCATAGCTTGTTTCGTCGCCTGGTTCGGCCCTGCAGCCAGGGCCAAGCTGAATGATGTCGCCACCCCGCCACACGGAGGAGCCGGCATGATGCTCAAGCGGCAGCACTGGGCCGCCGCTTGCTTGAAGAATGATGCAGATCGCCCGGCAATGCGGCGTCAGTGATCCTGCAGCTTGTCCGGCAATCCGCACGCTGGCTGGCGCATGCGTTGCAGGAAGCTGTCGTAGTTTTCCAGGCCCTTGAGAAAACGCGATAACTCGGTCAGGGCGCGGATATAGACATCGCGCTTGAACTCGATGACCGCATCCACCGGCGCCCAATAGTCATTCCAGCGCCAGCCGTCGAATTCCGGATGGCTGCTGGCTCGCAGGCAGACATCACAATCGCGCCCCGTCAGCCGCAGCAGGAACCAGATCTGTTTCTGCCCCTTGTAACTGCCGCGCCATTCGCGCCTTACCCAGTTGCTGGGCACGTCATAGCGCAGCCAGTCGCGGGTACGCCCCACGATCTTGACATGTTGCGGCAACAGCCCGACCTCCTCCAGAAGCTCGCGGTACATGGCCGCCTCCGGGCTCTCGCCCGGCTTGATGCCTCCTTGCGGAAATTGCCAGGAATGCTCGCGCACCCGCTTGCCCCAGAACACCTCATTTTTACCGTTGATGAGGATGATTCCGACATTGGGGCGATATCCGTCCCGGTCCAGCATGAAAAAAACCTGCAAATCGTCTAGTTGACCGAATTTTTGCACATTTCGTCAGCTCTTGCCATGCGGCTGTCCACCGGAGTGCCCGGCAAATCCACCACAGCATGCGCCAGGCACGTTAAAAAAAATTGACGCCACCGGGTAAAGCCGTTTAAAAATTCAGCGCAGCACTACCCACCCTTCATCAGGATGCCCTGCCTCATGCAAGCACGTCGTACCCCACCAGCCTTCCCCGCCCTGCCTCTGGCAGTGGTGGCGTTGTGCCCGTGGGCCAATCCGACAGCCTTGTCGCTGGGCTTCTTCATCCAGCCTTTCACTGCAGTTGGTCATCGCTAGCGTTGTGCCGTAATACCCGCCGATGGCGGCTCACGACAATGCATAGCACAAGGACCATCCATGCAAGATTCTGCAAATTGGCTGCACAGCCACGGCATTCGCACGGTCGAATGCCTGTTTTCCGACATCACCGGTAGCGCACGCGGCAAGGTTGTCCCGACCGCCAGCCTGCTGGCTACTAGCGAACTGCGCTTTTCCCAGGTAGGCCTGGTACAGAGCGTCAGCGGCCACTGCCTGCAACAGCTGGTGCCCGAACTCGACCCCGACATGCGCCTGCTGCCTGATACCAGCACCCTGCGCCAGCTGCCGTGGAGCCGCGAACCGGCGGCCATGCTGATTCACGACTGTCTGCATGAGGATGGCAGTCTGGTGGAATTCGCCCCGCGCAATGTGCTCAAGCGGGTGCTGGCACGCTATGCCGAACTGGGACTGACGCCGGTCGTTGCGCCAGAAATGGAGTTCTATCTGTTTGCCCGCCGCAACAGTCTGGATGCTGCCCCGCAAGCCCCTGCCTGCTACGGCACGACCGGCGACAGCCTGCGCCAGCCCTATTCACTGGACCGTCTGCACGATCTGGATGCAGTGCTGGGCGATATCCAGCATGGCTGCCAATGCCTGGGCATCGGGGCAGATACCTTGCTGCAAGAGGTAGGTTGTGGCCAGCTGGAAATCAATCTGCAGCATGGTGATGCCATTGCACTGGCCGACCAGGCCTTCCTGTTCAAGCGCATGGTGCGTGAGGCCGCAGCACGCCAAAATCTGGAAGCTTGTTTCATGGCAAAACCGCTGGCCGATGATGCCGGCAGCGCCATGCATATCCACCAAAGCCTGGTGTATGCCGACAGCGGCCGCAATGCCTTCTCACAGGATAACGGCCAGCCTGCTCCGCGCTTCGCCCACTATATCGCCGGCCTGCAACATTACCTGCCGGATGCCTTGCTGCTGCTGGCGCCCTACGTCAACTCCTTCCGCCGGCTGGCACCCTTTACCGCAGCGCCCATCAATGTGGAATGGGGCTATGACAACCGCACCTGCGGCTTGCGCATTCCCCATGGTGGCCCACAAGCACGACGGGTGGAAAACCGCTTGCCGGGCGTGGATGCCAACCCCTATCTGGCTTTGGCCACCACCCTGGCCTGCGGCTTGCTTGGCATGCAACAGGAACTGCAGCCCACGGCTCCGCTGGATAGCAGCGCCTATGGCCGCCCCTACGCCTTCCCCCGCACCCAGCTGGAAGCGGTGGAGCGGCTGGCCGCCAATGCTGAACTGGCCGCCGTACTGGGACCGCAGTTTGTTGCCACCTATTGTCAGCTCAAACTGAGCGAATGGCAGGAATTCAATCGCCAGGTCAGTCCCTGGGAGTATCGCCATCTGCTAAGCCAGGCTTGAAAGCGCTTGCATGAACCGAGAACACGCACCGCATCTGGCCCAGTTTGATGGCCATCACATCGACTCCTGGCATGCGGCCACTGCACCACTGCGCGAGCGCTACCCGGTTCTCAACGAAGTCATCCGCTGTGATGTCTGTGTGGTGGGGGCCGGTTTTACCGGCCTGTCTACGGCGCTGAGCCTGGCGGAAAAAGGGTTGTCGGTCACCTTGCTGGAAGGCGCTCTGGTCGGGTTTGGCGCATCAGGCCGCAATGGTGGCCATATCCTGCACGGTTTTGCCGCCACCATGGCCGCATTTGAAAAGCAGCTGGGAGGCCGCGGTGCACGGCAATGCTGGGACGCCTCGCTGGAGGGTGTCTCGCTGATTGCCAACCGGATCCATCAGCATCAGATCGACTGCGAGCTGCGCTGGGGCGTCCTCACCACGGTGCGCAACCGCCGGCAACAGCAGTGGGTGCAGGCTCAACAGCGCCAGCTGCAGGCTTATGGCTATCACGACACACAATGGCTGGAAGGACCGGCGCTACGCGAGCACATCGACTCACCGTCCTTCAGTGCGGCACTTTACGACAGCGGCTGCGGTCACCTGCACCCGCTCAAGTATGCGCAGGGACTGGCGCGGGCGGCCTCGCAGGCTGGCGTGAAGTTGTTTGAGCACTCGCCCGTCACCTCCATCGACGAGGACAAGCGGGGCTTGCAGATCGGCACACCACAAGGCTGGGTCAATGCCGACAAAATGGTGCTGGCCTGCAATGTCGATATCGGGCCATTAGAGTCCACACTGCGGCGCTGCATCGTACCGCTGCGCTCGCATATCATTGCCACGGCACCCTTGCCGGCAGAACTCGCCAGCAGCCTGCTTCCGGGTGGGGCCGCCGTCTGTGAAGGCAGCCCCTTGCCGGACTATTTCCGCCTGACAGCGGATCATCGCCTGCTGTTTGGTAGCCTGCCAGGTAGTTCCAGCGCCAGTCCGCAGGCCATGATGGCCGAGCGCCAAGCGCGCCTGGCCAGCATCTTCCCCCAGTGGAAAAACCGGCAAATTGACTATGCATGGAGTGGGCATGTGGATGTCGGCCCGGCACGCTTGCCACAGATCGGTCGCCAGGGGCAGCGCATCTACCACGCCCAAGGCTTTGCCGGCCATGGCGTCGCATTAAGTGGCATGGCCGGGCAAATGCTGGCAGAAACCATGGCGGGCGATATCGGCTGCTTCGATGTTTTCAACAAGCTGTATGCACATCCGCTACCACTGCCGGCGTCACTGGAAGACAGCCTGCTGCGCCTGTCTGTGCTCTACCACCGCCTGCGCGATGCCATTGGTTTCTAGCGGCCTACCTGCGGCAAGCAAGCATGACCCTGCTGGCGACCCCAAAACCCGCAAACGATGCTAGGATGCCTCGATCAACCGTTTTACTCGTGATCGATCCCGCATGGCATTTCTTCTTGACCGGCCTTCATTGCAGCGCCTGCCCCGTTTTCCGCTGAGCGCCGCCGCATTTACCACCCTGTCCAGCGCTACAGCGTTTCGTCATACCTTGCTGGCCGCCATCGCCAGCGCCCGGCAGCGCATTTACCTCACGGCACTCTATCTGGAACAGGATGAGGCCGGTCGTGAAATACTGGCGGCACTGTTTGAGGCCAAACAAGCCAATCCGGCACTGGACGTACGCATCATGGTGGACTGGCACCGCGCACAGCGGGGTCGTATCGGCGAAAGCCACGACAGCTGCAACGCCGCCTGGTATCGAGAGGAATGCAGCCGCCACGCCGTCGAACTACCCATTTACGGCGTCCCGGCACAAACACGCGAACTGTTCGGCGTACTGCACCTGAAAGGTTTCATTGTCGACAATCAGGTTATCTATAGCGGTGCCAGCCTGAACAATGTCTATCTGCACAAGCAGGACAAATACCGTTTCGACCGCTATCACCTGCTTGAAAATGCCGCACTGGCCGACAGCATGGCCAAGCTGATGTGCCAGCACTTCTTCAATGACGAAGCGGTATTCCGGCTAGACAAACCAGTACCCAGCACCCGCAGCATCCGCAAGGAAATCCGCGCCTTTCGTACCCGGCTGGAAACCATACATTATACCCTGCCGCCAGAGCAGACCTGCCAGCACGGCATGGGTGTCACCCCGGTACTGGGACTGGGCAAGGGCAACGCGCTGAATCGCCTCATCCTGCAATTGATCGCCAAGGCCGAGCAGCGGCTGGTCATTTGCACCCCCTACTTCAACTTCCCCATGGCGGTACTGCGCGCCATCAATCGCGCCCTGCGCCGTGGTGTGGAAGTCACCATCATCGTCGGCGACAAAACCGCCAATGATTTTTTCATTCCCGAATCCGAACCCTTCCGCTTGATTGCAGCACTGCCCTATCTGTATGAAATGAACCTGCGCCGCTTTGCCAAACGCCGCCAGGCACATATCGATGCCGGGAAACTCCACCTGCAGCTATGGAAAGAGGGTGACAACAGCTACCACCTCAAGGGCATGTGGTGTGACCAGCAGTACATCTTGCTGACCGGAAACAATATGAATCCGCGCGCATTCAGGCTGGATCTGGAAAACGCCTTGCTGATTCACGATCCGGAACAGCAACTGCAAACGCAAAGCCATACCGAGCAGCAGCACATCCTGCAGCACACCACCCGCGTCGACCATTACCGCCAACTCGACAACGTACGCCATTATCCACTCAAGATACGCACCTTGCTTACCCGTCTCAGCCGCGTTCGCATCGACCGCATGCTGAACCTCATGCTGTAACACGCCATCCCCAGACGCAACAAAGCCGCCCTTGGGCGGCTTGTGGGCACTCAGGCCAGGCCCAAACGCACAAAGCCCAGCTCGAGTGAGCTGGGCTTCTGTATGGGGAGTCTGGCGGTGTCCTACTTTCACATGGCGAATGCCACACTATCATCGGCGCTAAGGCGTTTCACGGTCCTGTTCGGGATGGGAAGGCGTGGGACCACCTCGCTATGGCCACCAGACATAAACTGTCAACAAACTCGAAGAAGCTTTGTACCCCAGACTCCGTCTGGAACACTGAATTAATTAGATATCTTACTCTTGGATCTTTGATCGCGTCGCACATTCACTATCCATTCGGTCTCGGTCTCCCAAGCCACTCAAATGATAGGATCAAGCCTCACGAGCAATTAGTATCGGTTAGCTTAACACCTCACAGCGCTTCCACACCCGACCTATCAACGTCCTGGTCTCGAACGACTCTTCAGGAGGGTCAAGCCCTCAGGGAAGTCTCATCTTCAGGCGAGTTTCCCGCTTAGATGCTTTCAGCGGTTATCTCTTCCGAACTTAGCTACCCGGCAATGCCACTGGCGTGACAACCGGTACACCAGAGGTTCGTCCACTCCGGTCCTCTCGTACTAGGAGCAGCCCCCGTCAAACTTCCAACGCCCACTGCAGATAGGGACCAAACTGTCTCACGACGTTTTGAACCCAGCTCACGTACCACTTTAAATGGCGAACAGCCATACCCTTGGGACCGGCTACAGCCCCAGGATGTGATGAGCCGACATCGAGGTGCCAAACACCGCCGTCGATGTGAACTCTTGGGCGGTATCAGCCTGTTATCCCCGGAGTACCTTTTATCCGTTGAGCGATGGCCCTTCCATACAGAACCACCGGATCACTATGTCCTGCTTTCGCACCTGCTCGACTTGTCGGTCTCGCAGTTAAGCTACCTTTTGCCATTGCACTATCAGCACGATTTCCGACCGTACCTAGGTAACCTTCGAACTCCTCCGTTACACTTTGGGAGGAGACCGCCCCAGTCAAACTGCCTACCATGCACTGTCCCCGATCCGGATAACGGACCAAGGTTAGAACCTCAAAGGGGTCAGGGTGGTATTTCAAGGTTGGCTCCACCAGAACTAGCGTCCTGGCTTCAAAGCCTCCCACCTATCCTACACAAACCACTTCAAAGTCCAATGCAAAGCTACAGTAAAGGTTCACGGGGTCTTTCCGTCTAGCAGCGGGGAGATTGCATCTTCACAAACACTTCAACTTCGCTGAGTCTCAGGAGGAGACAGTGTGGCCATCGTTACGCCATTCGTGCGGGTCGGAACTTACCCGACAAGGAATTTCGCTACCTTAGGACCGTTATAGTTACGGCCGCCGTTTACTGGGGCTTCGATCAAGAGCTTGCACCCCATCACTTAACCTTCCAGCACCGGGCAGGCGTCACACCCTATACGTCCACTTTCGTGTTGGCAGAGTGCTGTGTTTTTGATAAACAGTCGCAGCCACCGATTCTCTGCGACCTCTCCAAGCTCCATCCGCAAGGGATCTCACCTAAAGAGGCATACCTTCTCCCGAAGTTACGGTATCAATTTGCCGAGTTCCTTCTCCTGAGTTCTCTCAAGCGCCTTAGAATTCTCATCCTGCCCACCTGTGTCGGTTTGCGGTACGGTTCTTGTGTAGCTGAAGCTTAGTGGCTTTTCCTGGAAGCGTGGTATCAGTCACTTCAGGTCCGTAGACCCTCGTTATCACTTCTCGGTGTTGAATGAAAGGGCGGATTTGCCTACCCTAACCACCTACCAGCTTGAACGACCTATTCCAACAGGCCGCTGACCTAACCTTCTCCGTCCCCACATCGCACTACACAAAAGTACGGGAATTTTAACCCGTTTCCCATCGACTACGCTTTTCAGCCTCGCCTTAGGGGCCGACTCACCCTACGCCGATGAACGTTGCGTAGGAAACCTTGGGCTTTCGGCGAGCGGGCTTTTCACCCGCTTTATCGCTACTCATGTCAGCATTCGCACTTCTGATATCTCCAGCATCCCTTACGAGACACCTTCACAGACCTACAGAACGCTCCCCTACCATCTGCACTTACGTGCAAATCCGCAGCTTCGGTTATCAGTTTGAGCCCCGTTACATCTTCCGCGCAGGACGACTCGACCAGTGAGCTATTACGCTTTCTTTAAATGATGGCTGCTTCTAAGCCAACATCCTGGCTGTCTGGGCCTTCCCACTTCGTTTACCACTTAACTGATCATTTGGGACCTTAGCTGGCGGTCTGGGTTGTTTCCCTCTTGACGATGGACGTTAGCACCCACCGTCTGTCTCCCATGCTCGCACTTTCCGGTATTCAGAGTTTGCCATGGTTTGGTAAATCGCAATGACCCCCTAGCCATAACAGTGCTTTACCCCCGGAAGTGATACATGAGGCACTACCTAAATAGTTTTCGGGGAGAACCAGCTATCTCCGAGTTTGTTTAGCCTTTCACCCCTATCCACAGCTCATCCCCTAGTTTTGCAACACTAGTGGGTTCGGACCTCCAGTGCGTGTTACCGCACCTTCATCCTGGCCATGGATAGATCACTCGGTTTCGGGTCTACGCCCAGCAACTAAATCGCCCTATTCGGACTCGGTTTCCCTACGCCTCCCCTATGCGGTTAAGCTTGCTACTGAACGTAAGTCGCTGACCCATTATACAAAAGGTACGCAGTCACCCCTTACGAGGCTCCCACTGTTTGTATGCATCCGGTTTCAGGTTCTATTTCACTCCCCTCCCGGGGTTCTTTTCGCCTTTCCCTCACGGTACTGGTTCACTATCGGTCGATCACGAGTATTTAGCCTTGGAGGATGGTCCCCCCATCTTCAAACAGGATTTCGCGTGTCCCGCCCTACTTTTCGTATGCTTAGTACCAAGAATGAAATTTCGTGTACGGGGCTATCACCCACTATGGCGGACATTTCCAGGTCCTTCCACTATCTCAATCTCTATCACATACAGGCTATTCCGCGTTCGCTCGCCACTACTGACGGAATCTCGGTTGATTTCTTTTCCTCGAGTTACTTAGATGTTTCAGTTCACTCGGTTCGCCTCCACAGACCTATGTATTCAGTCTGGGATACCTATTGCTAGGTGGGTTTCCCCATTCGGACATCGCGGGATCAAAGCTCTATTGCCAGCTCCCCCGCGCTTTTCGCAGGCTTACACGTCCTTCATCGCCTGTGATCGCCAAGGCATCCACCAGATGCACTTAGTCGCTTGACCCTATCATTTCAGTAACCTAAATTACCAATCCGACAGAATGTGTTTGTGCGACGTGCCACACCGCCCCTTTTGATATGGCGACATGACACTAGATACAATCAAATTCCCAAGATGACGATTTGTCCTACATGCAGAATTAACTCCATGTATTTCATCTCGCCGTCTAATTAATTCGGCTTCTTCAGTTTGTTAAAGATCGGGCATTGTAAAAACAACGCAAACAGAAATTCACGCAACCCTGACAGGTTGTGTGCGCTTTTGTTTGCACTGTAAGAATGGTGGAGGATGACGGGATCGAACCGACGACCCCCTGCTTGCAAAGCAGGTGCTCTCCCAACTGAGCTAATCCCCCAAACTGGTGGGTCTGGTAGGACTCGAACCTACGACCCCTGCGTTATCAACACAGTGCTCTAACCAGCTGAGCTACAAACCCAGTTACTACCCTTAAATCACGAATAACCGATAGGTTGTGAATACTTGACGATCGCCTTCTCTAGAAAGGAGGTGATCCAGCCGCAGGTTCCCCTACGGCTACCTTGTTACGACTTCACCCCAGTCATGAATCCCACCGTGGTAAGCGGCCTCCTTACGGTTAGCCTACCCACTTCTGGTGAAACTCACTCCCATGGTGTGACGGGCGGTGTGTACAAGACCCGGGAACGTATTCACCGCGGCATGCTGATCCGCGATTACTAGCGATTCCGACTTCACGCACTCGAGTTGCAGAGTGCGATCCGGACTACGATCGGTTTTATGAGATTGGCTCCACCTCGCGGCTTCGCGACCCTCTGTACCGACCATTGTATGACGTGTGAAGCCCTGGTCATAAGGGCCATGAGGACTTGACGTCATCCCCACCTTCCTCCGGTTTGTCACCGGCAGTCCCATTAGAGTGCTCAACTAAATGGTAGCAACTAATGGCAAGGGTTGCGCTCGTTGCGGGACTTAACCCAACATCTCACGACACGAGCTGACGACAGCCATGCAGCACCTGTGTGTCGGTTCTCTTTCGAGCACCAAGCCATCTCTGGCAAGTTCCGACCATGTCAAGACCAGGTAAGGTTTTTCGCGTTGCATCGAATTAATCCACATCATCCACCGCTTGTGCGGGTCCCCGTCAATTCCTTTGAGTTTTAACCTTGCGGCCGTACTCCCCAGGCGGTCAACTTCTCGCGTTAGCTACGCTACCAAGGATTCAAACCCCCAACAGCTAGTTGACATCGTTTAGGGCGTGGACTACCAGGGTATCTAATCCTGTTTGCTCCCCACGCTTTCGTGCATGAGCGTCAGTGTCATCCCAGGGGGCTGCCTTCGCCATCGGTATTCCTCCGCATCTCTACGCATTTCACTGCTACACGCGGAATTCTACCCCCCTCTGACGCACTCTAGCCGTGCAGTCTCCAATGCAGTTCCCAGGTTGAGCCCGGGGCTTTCACATCAGACTTACACAACCGCCTGCGCACGCTTTACGCCCAGTAATTCCGATTAACGCTTGCACCCTACGTATTACCGCGGCTGCTGGCACGTAGTTAGCCGGTGCTTATTCTTCAGGTACTGTCATCCCCCAAGGGTATTAACCTTAGGGATTTCCTCCCTGACAAAAGTCCTTTACAACCCGAAGGCCTTCTTCAGACACGCGGCATGGCTGGATCAGGCTTGCGCCCATTGTCCAAAATTCCCCACTGCTGCCTCCCGTAGGAGTCTGGGCCGTGTCTCAGTCCCAGTGTGGCGGATCATCCTCTCAGACCCGCTACTGATCGTCGCCTTGGTGAGCTCTTACCTCACCAACTAGCTAATCAGACGTCGGCCGCTCGAATAGCGCAAGGTCTTACGATCCCCTGCTTTCCTTCTCAAAGCGTATGCGGTATTAGCTATCCTTTCGGATAGTTATCCCCCACTACTCGGCACGTTCCGACGCATTACTCACCCGTTCGCCACTCGTCAGCGGAGCAAGCTCCCTGTTACCGTTCGACTTGCATGTGTAAAGCATGCCGCCAGCGTTCAATCTGAGCCAGGATCAAACTCTTCAGTTCAATCTCATAGCAAATTTTCTGGCACGCAAGATCAAAGAAATAAACAAGTACTTCTTCTTCTTGCAGTGCAAGTATTTGGCTTTCGCCAAGTACTCACACCTATCGGTTATTCTGTTTTTTAAAGAGCGGTGC is from Aquitalea aquatilis and encodes:
- a CDS encoding RNA pyrophosphohydrolase, yielding MLDRDGYRPNVGIILINGKNEVFWGKRVREHSWQFPQGGIKPGESPEAAMYRELLEEVGLLPQHVKIVGRTRDWLRYDVPSNWVRREWRGSYKGQKQIWFLLRLTGRDCDVCLRASSHPEFDGWRWNDYWAPVDAVIEFKRDVYIRALTELSRFLKGLENYDSFLQRMRQPACGLPDKLQDH
- a CDS encoding glutamine synthetase family protein, with translation MQDSANWLHSHGIRTVECLFSDITGSARGKVVPTASLLATSELRFSQVGLVQSVSGHCLQQLVPELDPDMRLLPDTSTLRQLPWSREPAAMLIHDCLHEDGSLVEFAPRNVLKRVLARYAELGLTPVVAPEMEFYLFARRNSLDAAPQAPACYGTTGDSLRQPYSLDRLHDLDAVLGDIQHGCQCLGIGADTLLQEVGCGQLEINLQHGDAIALADQAFLFKRMVREAAARQNLEACFMAKPLADDAGSAMHIHQSLVYADSGRNAFSQDNGQPAPRFAHYIAGLQHYLPDALLLLAPYVNSFRRLAPFTAAPINVEWGYDNRTCGLRIPHGGPQARRVENRLPGVDANPYLALATTLACGLLGMQQELQPTAPLDSSAYGRPYAFPRTQLEAVERLAANAELAAVLGPQFVATYCQLKLSEWQEFNRQVSPWEYRHLLSQA
- a CDS encoding NAD(P)/FAD-dependent oxidoreductase, with translation MNREHAPHLAQFDGHHIDSWHAATAPLRERYPVLNEVIRCDVCVVGAGFTGLSTALSLAEKGLSVTLLEGALVGFGASGRNGGHILHGFAATMAAFEKQLGGRGARQCWDASLEGVSLIANRIHQHQIDCELRWGVLTTVRNRRQQQWVQAQQRQLQAYGYHDTQWLEGPALREHIDSPSFSAALYDSGCGHLHPLKYAQGLARAASQAGVKLFEHSPVTSIDEDKRGLQIGTPQGWVNADKMVLACNVDIGPLESTLRRCIVPLRSHIIATAPLPAELASSLLPGGAAVCEGSPLPDYFRLTADHRLLFGSLPGSSSASPQAMMAERQARLASIFPQWKNRQIDYAWSGHVDVGPARLPQIGRQGQRIYHAQGFAGHGVALSGMAGQMLAETMAGDIGCFDVFNKLYAHPLPLPASLEDSLLRLSVLYHRLRDAIGF
- the pssA gene encoding CDP-diacylglycerol--serine O-phosphatidyltransferase, translated to MAFLLDRPSLQRLPRFPLSAAAFTTLSSATAFRHTLLAAIASARQRIYLTALYLEQDEAGREILAALFEAKQANPALDVRIMVDWHRAQRGRIGESHDSCNAAWYREECSRHAVELPIYGVPAQTRELFGVLHLKGFIVDNQVIYSGASLNNVYLHKQDKYRFDRYHLLENAALADSMAKLMCQHFFNDEAVFRLDKPVPSTRSIRKEIRAFRTRLETIHYTLPPEQTCQHGMGVTPVLGLGKGNALNRLILQLIAKAEQRLVICTPYFNFPMAVLRAINRALRRGVEVTIIVGDKTANDFFIPESEPFRLIAALPYLYEMNLRRFAKRRQAHIDAGKLHLQLWKEGDNSYHLKGMWCDQQYILLTGNNMNPRAFRLDLENALLIHDPEQQLQTQSHTEQQHILQHTTRVDHYRQLDNVRHYPLKIRTLLTRLSRVRIDRMLNLML